In Bacteroidales bacterium, the genomic window ATCAGTTAAGGTTATATCTATTTTTCTGCGATTCTCCGGACAGGTTCTTCGCCGGACATATTCCTTCCTGACCAGCCTGTCCAATAACCTGGTAACATCCGGATTACTTACCAAAATCCTCTTCTTCAATTCATTCACAGATACAGGTTCCGGATCATTTTCAGACAGAATATATAGCGCATTTAACTGGGCATGCGTCAGGCTATACGGCTTCAAGGAGTTCTTGACAACATCCTCAATCCAGCTACCCGTTTTTAACAAATTAAAATAGGCTAAAGCGTGTATAGATTTGTTTTCTTCCATTTCAAATAATTCTGATCGTATAACAAGCCCGAACAATATTTGTTCACAACATATATTCGAATCCAGGTTTTCCGTTGAAGATTTTATAGTTGTTTAACGAACCAGTTGTTGGTGACGAGAGATATACAGCAGTATAAGGACTGTTTTAGCCCCAATGATATTAAAAATTTCTAAATGCAACAGAAATGATGAAGATGTATTTGCAGTAAAAATTGACACTCTTGCCTTCACTGAAAGCTTGGAGGATTATATTAATTCA contains:
- a CDS encoding MarR family transcriptional regulator, with the protein product MEENKSIHALAYFNLLKTGSWIEDVVKNSLKPYSLTHAQLNALYILSENDPEPVSVNELKKRILVSNPDVTRLLDRLVRKEYVRRRTCPENRRKIDITLTDGGRAIFILAHQSVKRALGDFFEQKITAEEAQELRRILHQIRK